One genomic window of Vibrio ziniensis includes the following:
- the nhaA gene encoding Na+/H+ antiporter NhaA, whose product MTDIIRDFLKMESAGGIILVIAAAIAMVIANSPLNEFYQAGLHTYILGMSVSHWINDGLMAIFFLLIGLEVKRELLEGALKSRETAIFPAIAAVGGMLAPALIYVLFNISNETAIQGWAIPAATDIAFALGIMALLGSRVPISLKVFLLALAIIDDLGVVVIIALFYSGDLSTMALAVGFLMTAILFVMNAKHVTKISAYLIVGFILWVAVLKSGVHATLAGVVIGFSIPLKGKDKEHSPLKHLEHGLHSYVAFGILPLFAFANAGISLEGVSMSGLTQALPLGVALGLFIGKPLGIFTFSWAAVKLGVAKLPEGVGMKHIFAVSVLCGIGFTMSIFISSLAFGVDFVDFDTYARLGILMGSTMAAVAGYVLLSASLPKKKM is encoded by the coding sequence ATGACTGATATCATTCGCGACTTTTTAAAAATGGAGTCTGCTGGTGGCATTATTTTGGTAATTGCAGCAGCTATCGCTATGGTAATTGCCAACTCACCGCTAAATGAGTTTTACCAAGCGGGGCTGCACACATACATTTTGGGTATGTCTGTTTCACACTGGATTAATGATGGCTTGATGGCTATTTTCTTCCTGTTGATCGGTCTTGAAGTAAAACGAGAGCTACTTGAAGGTGCTCTAAAATCGCGTGAAACCGCTATTTTCCCAGCTATTGCAGCTGTGGGCGGCATGCTTGCACCAGCTCTGATTTATGTGCTGTTTAATATTTCAAACGAAACTGCGATTCAAGGTTGGGCTATACCGGCTGCAACGGATATTGCATTTGCTTTAGGTATCATGGCGCTACTTGGTAGTCGTGTGCCAATTAGCTTGAAAGTGTTCCTACTAGCATTGGCAATCATTGATGACTTAGGTGTGGTTGTGATTATTGCTTTGTTCTACAGCGGTGATCTTTCAACAATGGCATTAGCAGTTGGCTTCTTAATGACGGCGATACTGTTTGTCATGAATGCAAAGCACGTGACCAAGATTAGTGCTTACCTGATTGTTGGTTTCATTCTTTGGGTCGCTGTATTGAAATCTGGTGTGCACGCGACGCTTGCGGGTGTGGTAATTGGTTTCTCTATTCCACTTAAAGGCAAAGACAAAGAGCATTCACCGCTTAAGCATTTAGAACATGGCCTTCACTCATATGTAGCCTTTGGTATTCTGCCTTTGTTTGCATTTGCTAACGCAGGTATATCTCTAGAAGGCGTTTCAATGAGCGGCTTGACCCAAGCTCTGCCACTTGGTGTAGCGTTAGGTCTGTTTATTGGTAAGCCTCTAGGTATCTTTACCTTTAGCTGGGCGGCGGTGAAACTGGGCGTGGCTAAGTTACCGGAAGGTGTCGGTATGAAGCATATCTTTGCCGTGTCTGTACTGTGTGGTATTGGTTTTACGATGTCGATCTTTATTTCATCACTCGCGTTTGGTGTTGATTTTGTCGATTTTGATACTTATGCGCGATTAGGTATCCTGATGGGCTCGACGATGGCCGCAGTAGCCGGGTACGTCTTACTAAGTGCTTCTTTACCTAAGAAAAAAATGTAA
- a CDS encoding FtsX-like permease family protein yields MLWPVVKALLGHYRRYPLQIILVWFGLTLGVSLLVGVTAINQHARQSYESGEKLFANPLPYRIRTKHVANKIPQGFYIQLRRDGFHQCVPFDSYRFTTQLGTDVTLLGIDPVALVPVMGQKTLNDIKALRLMQPPYPVMVGQELADHQGWEDGDMIQLHDGAQLGPLVVDRKGMVSGTRLIADMSLVRQLKKSSGFSVIACGPMPEDKLEKLASSLPNGMILVRSTRSELESLTKAFHMNLTAMGMLSFLVGLFIFYQAMSLSLIQRQRLVGMLRQTGVNGWQLAQALMIELMGLIIVSWICGNGLGLLLANKLIPSVSVSLADLYNADVGLSIDWDWEWSSYSFLMAVCGAFASCAWPLIRLLKSQPIRLSTRLSLARFAGSEFSIQAFIGGTLAVAAIAIYQAPKTQSSGYTIIALMLVSAALFTPFVIWKLFNSFSYSLRWVKARWFFADAAASMSYRGVATMAFMIAMAANIGVVTMVGSFRDTTDKWLNQRLAADMYLYPTNSSASMISGWLTNQTDVKDVWWRWEREFPSNKGTLQVVSTGETESESNSLTVKLGIPNYWYYLHHSKGIMISESMAIKLNLKPGDKVDLSEPLGLDWQVVGIYYDYGNPYNQILMSHANWLNAFAGTGDVALAVVLNKDADGEKLTKRLNSVFHLDAERVYDNSTIHRQAMRVFDRTFVIADTLGNITLLIAVCGIFFATLAGELSRQKHTALLRCLGVSGKELVALGALQLFVFGLISMLIAMPLGLALAKLVIDVVIRQSFGWSMELQLMPMAYLKTAILSMLTLIIAGALPIIRLVRKAPMKSLRDAL; encoded by the coding sequence ATGTTATGGCCCGTAGTTAAAGCGCTACTTGGTCACTATCGTCGCTATCCTCTACAGATCATTCTTGTCTGGTTTGGTCTTACACTTGGTGTTTCTCTCCTTGTTGGTGTCACTGCAATTAACCAACACGCTCGTCAAAGTTATGAAAGTGGTGAAAAGCTTTTTGCTAACCCTTTGCCATATCGTATCCGTACCAAACACGTAGCCAACAAAATTCCGCAAGGCTTTTATATCCAGCTACGTCGTGATGGTTTTCATCAATGCGTTCCATTCGACAGCTATCGCTTTACTACTCAGCTAGGTACAGATGTCACTCTGCTCGGCATCGATCCTGTTGCTCTTGTTCCTGTTATGGGACAAAAAACGCTAAATGACATCAAAGCACTAAGACTGATGCAACCACCATATCCTGTCATGGTTGGGCAAGAACTTGCAGATCACCAAGGCTGGGAAGATGGAGATATGATTCAACTGCACGACGGTGCTCAACTTGGCCCGTTAGTCGTTGATCGCAAAGGTATGGTAAGTGGTACTCGTCTCATCGCTGATATGTCTTTAGTTCGTCAGTTGAAGAAAAGCTCCGGTTTTTCTGTGATTGCTTGTGGTCCAATGCCAGAAGACAAGCTTGAAAAACTGGCAAGCAGTCTGCCAAATGGCATGATTTTGGTGCGAAGTACGCGTTCAGAATTGGAATCGTTAACCAAAGCATTTCATATGAATTTAACAGCAATGGGGATGCTTTCGTTCTTGGTCGGACTATTTATTTTCTACCAAGCTATGTCTTTGTCTCTCATTCAGCGTCAACGTTTGGTAGGTATGTTACGTCAAACGGGGGTTAATGGATGGCAGTTAGCTCAAGCTTTGATGATCGAGCTAATGGGGTTAATCATCGTTAGTTGGATTTGTGGTAATGGCTTAGGACTATTATTGGCAAATAAACTCATCCCGTCGGTATCCGTGAGTCTTGCTGACTTATACAACGCCGATGTTGGTTTATCGATTGATTGGGATTGGGAGTGGAGTAGTTACAGTTTCCTTATGGCGGTATGTGGTGCCTTTGCATCTTGCGCATGGCCTTTGATTCGCTTACTTAAATCCCAACCGATTCGTTTGAGCACGCGTCTTTCCCTTGCAAGATTCGCTGGCTCGGAATTCAGTATTCAAGCCTTTATTGGTGGAACTTTGGCTGTCGCTGCTATCGCTATCTACCAAGCACCCAAAACACAATCATCAGGTTATACCATTATTGCTTTAATGCTGGTGAGTGCTGCTCTGTTTACTCCTTTTGTTATTTGGAAGTTGTTTAACAGCTTTTCATACAGTCTACGTTGGGTTAAAGCTCGCTGGTTCTTTGCCGATGCTGCCGCGAGTATGAGCTACCGTGGTGTCGCAACGATGGCATTTATGATTGCGATGGCTGCTAATATCGGTGTTGTTACTATGGTGGGAAGCTTCCGCGACACCACTGATAAGTGGCTTAATCAACGCTTAGCCGCTGACATGTATCTGTATCCGACCAATAGCTCCGCTTCTATGATCAGCGGCTGGTTAACTAATCAAACTGATGTGAAAGACGTATGGTGGAGATGGGAACGAGAGTTTCCTTCTAATAAAGGGACGCTACAAGTGGTCAGTACAGGAGAGACAGAATCGGAGTCTAACTCACTGACAGTTAAACTCGGTATTCCTAACTACTGGTATTATCTGCACCATTCAAAAGGCATCATGATCAGTGAATCGATGGCTATCAAACTGAACTTGAAACCGGGCGACAAAGTTGATTTATCTGAACCATTAGGTCTTGATTGGCAGGTTGTGGGTATTTACTACGATTATGGTAACCCGTACAACCAAATATTAATGTCCCATGCTAACTGGCTGAACGCATTTGCTGGTACTGGTGATGTAGCTTTGGCTGTGGTTCTCAACAAAGATGCCGATGGTGAGAAACTAACTAAGCGTCTTAATTCCGTTTTTCATCTTGATGCAGAACGAGTTTATGATAACAGTACCATCCACAGGCAAGCTATGCGTGTTTTTGATCGAACATTTGTTATCGCCGATACATTAGGAAACATCACTTTGTTGATTGCAGTGTGTGGTATTTTCTTCGCAACATTAGCCGGTGAATTATCTCGCCAGAAGCATACTGCGTTATTACGCTGTTTAGGTGTATCAGGTAAAGAGTTAGTTGCCCTTGGAGCATTACAGCTGTTTGTATTTGGTCTGATATCAATGTTAATTGCAATGCCGTTAGGGTTAGCTCTTGCAAAACTCGTGATTGATGTTGTTATTCGACAATCGTTTGGATGGAGCATGGAGCTACAATTGATGCCAATGGCGTACTTGAAAACAGCCATTCTTTCAATGCTTACACTGATTATAGCTGGAGCGTTGCCAATTATTCGCTTAGTTCGTAAAGCACCAATGAAGTCACTGAGGGATGCGCTGTAA
- a CDS encoding DUF2913 family protein, translating to MSAYYLEIQNVVNSALGELAAEHESGKLVNAPVANNHFLVHWVSKAIKAQRFDRCVVPDLTRWLKAGRSKGNQSELLFTFKRISAFYKIFFEGDVDNVITDKKVEAFLDQMEQADWEVSTSEPLVGAGKVQIFTDGQNSLALCSEQCESSFDGDLMVKPMNWFVRGNHAQFVEMASAAGFMVHKQTDYKSNVKYHGEYLVFPANQGKQLAEIPFSFKAD from the coding sequence GTGTCAGCTTATTATTTAGAAATTCAAAATGTAGTTAACTCAGCGCTGGGCGAACTGGCAGCTGAACATGAGTCTGGGAAACTGGTCAACGCACCAGTGGCAAATAACCATTTCTTGGTTCATTGGGTATCTAAAGCAATTAAAGCGCAGCGTTTTGACCGTTGTGTTGTACCTGATCTAACTCGTTGGCTAAAAGCTGGGCGTTCGAAAGGTAATCAGTCTGAGTTGCTGTTTACTTTTAAACGTATCTCTGCGTTTTATAAAATTTTTTTTGAAGGTGATGTCGACAACGTGATTACCGACAAAAAAGTTGAAGCATTTTTAGATCAGATGGAACAGGCTGATTGGGAGGTTTCCACTTCAGAACCTCTGGTTGGTGCCGGTAAAGTACAGATATTTACTGATGGGCAAAACTCACTGGCGCTGTGTTCAGAGCAGTGTGAATCAAGCTTTGATGGTGATTTAATGGTGAAGCCAATGAACTGGTTTGTTCGTGGTAACCATGCTCAGTTTGTTGAGATGGCAAGTGCAGCCGGATTTATGGTTCATAAGCAAACAGACTATAAATCGAATGTGAAATATCACGGTGAATATCTGGTATTTCCTGCTAATCAGGGTAAGCAACTGGCTGAGATTCCGTTTTCATTTAAAGCGGATTAA
- a CDS encoding DUF2867 domain-containing protein: MKKVLVLGASGYVGSQLLPLLLDEGYEVTAAARHIDYLQARVTPHPRLTITYLDLADKQATMSSVPQFDLVFFLVHGMAQGHDFAEYELSLANNFKLALDNSQVKHVIYLSALQPQTGNSEHLKARQQTGQILRKSQVPITELRAGVIIGPGSAAFEIMRDFVYNLPMLITPKWVDSRANPIALENLNHYLLQLAKESPTDHQLFQAGGPDTLSYREQFRVICELANKPFRLWSTSLLTPQMASYWLGVVTSVPSSIGRALLAGLEHDYIADSDELTTRYPQTLVSYRNAVKSTIEHEGTFVRSKVWGFEPNALKRWQPGFGYYPKQAGASIETQLSSCELWDIIKTIGSREEGYFFANILWRTREWLDIFFGGGRPVRRSPAGPELKVGDYIDSWKVIRCESNEFLSLFFGMKGPGLGRLEFTIKDHGDKRELNVTAWWHPKGFLGLMYWFAMMPAHLFIFNGMVKAIVKKAKANR; encoded by the coding sequence ATGAAAAAAGTACTTGTGCTGGGAGCTTCTGGGTATGTTGGTTCCCAACTATTACCACTCTTGCTCGATGAAGGTTATGAAGTCACCGCCGCAGCCCGTCATATTGATTATCTGCAAGCACGAGTTACACCTCATCCAAGGTTAACTATTACCTATCTCGATCTGGCAGATAAACAGGCAACCATGAGTTCGGTGCCTCAGTTTGATTTGGTATTCTTTTTAGTTCACGGCATGGCACAAGGTCATGATTTTGCTGAATACGAACTTTCACTCGCCAACAATTTCAAACTGGCTTTGGATAACAGTCAGGTAAAGCACGTGATTTATTTGAGTGCACTACAGCCACAAACTGGCAATTCCGAACATTTGAAAGCGCGTCAGCAAACAGGTCAAATCCTACGAAAAAGCCAAGTGCCCATTACGGAGCTTAGAGCCGGCGTAATCATAGGCCCCGGTTCAGCGGCTTTTGAAATCATGCGTGATTTTGTCTACAACTTGCCAATGTTAATCACGCCCAAATGGGTTGATTCCAGAGCCAACCCAATTGCGCTGGAAAACTTGAATCATTACTTACTCCAGTTAGCAAAAGAGTCGCCGACTGATCACCAACTCTTCCAAGCTGGAGGTCCTGATACACTCTCCTATCGCGAACAGTTTCGTGTGATTTGTGAATTGGCAAACAAACCTTTCCGTCTCTGGTCAACATCATTGCTAACCCCACAAATGGCGTCTTACTGGTTAGGCGTAGTGACATCTGTTCCGTCGAGTATTGGACGAGCTCTCCTTGCTGGCTTAGAACATGACTATATTGCTGATTCTGATGAACTAACAACTCGCTATCCTCAGACGTTGGTTTCCTACCGTAATGCAGTCAAAAGCACCATCGAACACGAGGGCACATTTGTTCGCAGCAAAGTATGGGGCTTTGAGCCTAACGCACTAAAAAGGTGGCAACCAGGCTTTGGTTATTACCCAAAACAAGCGGGTGCAAGCATAGAAACACAATTATCCAGTTGCGAACTGTGGGACATCATCAAAACGATTGGTAGTAGAGAAGAAGGTTATTTTTTTGCCAATATTCTATGGCGCACTCGTGAATGGTTAGATATTTTCTTCGGTGGTGGGCGTCCAGTTCGCCGTAGCCCTGCAGGTCCAGAGCTTAAAGTCGGGGACTATATCGATTCTTGGAAAGTCATTCGTTGCGAATCCAATGAGTTTTTGTCGCTGTTTTTTGGCATGAAAGGACCGGGATTAGGGCGATTGGAGTTCACTATTAAAGATCATGGTGATAAGCGCGAATTGAACGTTACCGCATGGTGGCATCCAAAAGGTTTTTTGGGGTTAATGTACTGGTTTGCCATGATGCCCGCACATCTGTTTATCTTTAATGGCATGGTGAAAGCCATCGTCAAGAAGGCAAAAGCGAATAGATAA
- a CDS encoding MATE family efflux transporter, translated as MSLLSQVLLHTKGDFFRRLVAIALPISLQTLLLSSRGLVDVLMLGQLGESEIAAVGVAARATFVSTIMLIGISAGGALLSAQFWGAGDRDGVRGTTALTWLMSMIFAFFTVVLFVIYPHDIMALTTDSEVVNDLGSQYLVITSLSMFAISCVNSMAIGLRAMHKPGISTFFSAIGIASNVVFNWILIFGKLGFPALGIKGAAIATVISGVIEVACLYSYLYSRNHLLAFRITDIIKVLELSNVARFLKLSLPTTFNFLAWSGGLFAYHAIMGQSGVQGLAALSVMTPVESISLSLLIGLSNAAAVLIGNQLGARNYEAVYYQAIGVIVANFITAIFMSGMLYLLQIPILNSFSALTEETRALVEKFMLILSLGIVLRSVPMIAIVGVLRAGGDVKFCLGQDLIAQWVIGIPLAAFAALYLNASPEWIYLLFLSEEAVKWVGCYFRVRSKKWMRNLIGS; from the coding sequence TTGTCTTTGTTGTCCCAAGTTTTACTCCATACAAAAGGAGATTTCTTCCGTCGTTTGGTCGCAATAGCACTACCGATCAGCTTACAGACGCTGCTACTTTCTAGTCGAGGATTGGTTGATGTATTGATGCTTGGCCAATTAGGTGAATCTGAAATTGCAGCGGTTGGTGTCGCAGCGAGAGCTACCTTTGTCTCAACAATTATGCTTATTGGTATTTCAGCTGGTGGTGCGCTACTTTCTGCTCAGTTTTGGGGGGCAGGTGATAGAGACGGAGTTCGGGGAACTACAGCATTAACGTGGTTAATGTCGATGATATTTGCCTTTTTTACCGTAGTTCTATTCGTCATCTATCCACATGACATCATGGCATTGACTACCGATTCTGAAGTCGTTAACGATCTTGGTAGTCAATATTTGGTGATCACCTCATTAAGTATGTTTGCCATCTCTTGTGTAAACAGTATGGCGATAGGTCTTCGTGCAATGCATAAACCGGGGATCAGTACCTTCTTTAGTGCCATTGGTATTGCCTCAAATGTTGTGTTCAACTGGATTTTGATTTTCGGTAAGTTAGGATTTCCGGCTTTAGGGATTAAGGGCGCTGCTATCGCCACTGTGATAAGTGGCGTGATTGAAGTCGCATGTCTGTACAGTTATCTCTACAGCCGTAATCACTTACTTGCGTTCCGAATTACCGATATCATAAAAGTATTGGAACTGAGCAATGTGGCCCGCTTTTTAAAACTGTCTCTACCAACTACGTTTAACTTCCTTGCTTGGTCGGGTGGTTTATTTGCTTATCATGCAATCATGGGACAATCGGGAGTGCAAGGGCTTGCTGCACTTTCGGTAATGACGCCAGTAGAATCTATTTCACTAAGTTTGTTGATTGGTTTGTCGAATGCTGCAGCAGTATTGATAGGTAACCAACTTGGCGCACGTAATTATGAAGCAGTTTATTATCAAGCTATTGGTGTAATTGTTGCCAACTTTATTACCGCAATTTTTATGTCTGGGATGCTGTATTTGCTGCAAATACCGATTCTAAATTCGTTTAGTGCTCTAACGGAAGAAACCCGGGCATTGGTTGAAAAATTCATGCTGATTTTGAGCTTGGGCATTGTACTACGTTCAGTTCCTATGATTGCGATTGTCGGAGTATTACGTGCGGGTGGGGATGTGAAATTCTGTCTGGGTCAGGATCTTATCGCTCAGTGGGTAATTGGTATTCCACTTGCTGCTTTTGCCGCACTTTATCTCAATGCTAGCCCTGAATGGATCTACTTGTTGTTTTTAAGTGAGGAAGCCGTTAAGTGGGTGGGGTGCTATTTCCGTGTAAGAAGTAAGAAGTGGATGCGCAATCTAATCGGAAGTTGA
- a CDS encoding ABC transporter ATP-binding protein, whose protein sequence is MLQLVNLSKGYVDGGEFHPVLQGAELTINQGDQLALMGESGSGKSTLLNLIAGLDVVDSGEIWFPDFSMHNTSEFQRTAYRRNNIGHIFQQFNLLPTLNIADNIRFCRQLKGLPEDTGLWRQIISALDLMPLLGRYPEEASGGQQQRAAIARALYMEPKILLADEPTGSLDERNAEAVMRLLTTLARQLKCTLFLVTHSEKVAQHMDGCIRLQGGHLHVMARS, encoded by the coding sequence ATGTTACAGCTGGTAAACCTGAGCAAAGGATATGTAGATGGTGGTGAATTCCATCCTGTGTTGCAGGGCGCTGAACTGACGATTAATCAAGGCGATCAACTGGCTCTTATGGGAGAAAGTGGCTCTGGTAAGAGTACGCTTTTGAATCTTATTGCTGGCTTAGATGTAGTGGACTCTGGTGAGATTTGGTTCCCAGACTTTTCTATGCACAACACGTCTGAATTCCAAAGAACGGCATACCGTCGTAACAATATTGGTCATATTTTCCAGCAATTTAATCTTCTTCCTACGTTGAATATCGCGGATAACATTCGTTTTTGTCGCCAGCTAAAAGGCTTACCTGAAGATACTGGTTTATGGCGTCAGATTATTTCAGCATTAGATTTAATGCCTTTACTTGGTCGTTATCCTGAAGAAGCTTCGGGTGGTCAACAACAAAGAGCTGCAATTGCGCGAGCTTTATATATGGAACCCAAAATCTTGCTTGCCGACGAACCTACCGGTAGTTTAGATGAGCGTAATGCTGAAGCGGTAATGCGGTTGCTAACCACACTGGCAAGACAGTTAAAATGTACACTTTTCCTTGTTACTCACAGTGAAAAAGTTGCTCAGCATATGGACGGATGTATTCGCCTCCAAGGAGGACACCTCCATGTTATGGCCCGTAGTTAA
- a CDS encoding OmpA family protein has protein sequence MDQRSGLLIMKNNILPLVIFTWITYSYPIFSAEEFPYKVAPTANQIADLQDDDEDGVINGRDVCPSTPFGSDVDNQGCGEVRREQDVRQLRILFANDSYEINPIFSNQIQTMADFLKIYKSASIEIQGYTSKVGTDEYNLELSKKRAEEVEKKLLSYAIPPERVTIVGFGESRLESLGDTPADHALNRKVTATVVGLKEKVVEEWTIFSTLHKR, from the coding sequence ATGGACCAGCGAAGTGGATTATTGATTATGAAGAATAACATCTTGCCTTTAGTAATATTTACTTGGATTACCTACTCATATCCAATATTCAGCGCAGAAGAATTTCCATATAAGGTTGCACCTACAGCAAACCAAATTGCCGATTTGCAAGATGACGACGAAGATGGTGTGATAAACGGGAGGGATGTATGTCCTAGCACACCATTTGGCTCGGATGTTGACAATCAAGGCTGCGGTGAAGTCAGACGGGAGCAAGACGTACGTCAACTACGAATTTTGTTTGCCAATGATTCCTATGAGATTAACCCCATTTTTTCAAACCAAATTCAAACAATGGCTGATTTTTTAAAGATTTACAAATCTGCATCTATTGAGATTCAAGGTTACACCAGCAAAGTAGGCACAGATGAGTATAATTTAGAGTTATCAAAGAAGAGGGCTGAAGAAGTTGAGAAAAAGCTACTTTCTTACGCGATCCCCCCTGAACGCGTGACAATTGTAGGCTTTGGTGAAAGTCGATTAGAAAGCTTAGGCGACACCCCAGCAGACCATGCACTCAACCGCAAAGTCACAGCAACTGTGGTTGGTTTAAAAGAAAAGGTTGTTGAAGAGTGGACTATTTTCTCTACTTTGCATAAACGATAA
- a CDS encoding lipocalin-like domain-containing protein: MKVRVSLKYLVGFLVFAALFSVASIVLRSYQFEEDVVLDDQLNSILSSDTKYAFTPVLPKNPVNLPEDFSFHPQYQHEWLHFFANVRDKKGHSYAIQWSYFRFAHDLRNEELGWLNSQIYFSYIVISNERKVWREQRVARGGIGQAGMHAMPLRMWIDDWSWRSLGKNPFPGHLDVKTDTFSVSLYSDIKGPYVLPGDNGYQRKHAIDPIATYNLQAPFIDIYGQFKLTKDSDPIAFEGTAFMSKEWGSGLMTDKQLGWDKFVLKLDSTTTLSVNRYRHDKDLPFLFGTLATADETVELKTDDMVIVPLNKIVLEGGKVLPLEWRITIPKYGIDLKTSAVNKQLWLPFIVPYWEGAIHSTGTHIAEGYMQLAGY; encoded by the coding sequence ATGAAAGTAAGGGTAAGCCTGAAATATTTAGTAGGTTTCTTAGTTTTTGCAGCATTGTTTTCTGTGGCTAGTATCGTCTTGCGAAGCTACCAATTTGAAGAAGATGTGGTATTAGATGATCAGTTGAATTCAATTTTGTCATCAGATACTAAGTACGCTTTTACTCCTGTCCTGCCGAAAAATCCTGTTAACTTACCTGAAGACTTTTCTTTTCATCCGCAATATCAGCATGAGTGGTTGCACTTTTTTGCTAATGTACGAGATAAGAAAGGTCATAGTTACGCCATTCAATGGAGTTACTTTCGTTTCGCCCATGATTTAAGGAATGAAGAACTAGGTTGGTTAAATTCCCAGATCTATTTTTCTTATATCGTGATATCTAATGAGAGAAAGGTTTGGCGTGAACAACGTGTAGCTCGTGGTGGAATCGGACAAGCTGGTATGCATGCTATGCCACTACGTATGTGGATAGATGATTGGTCATGGAGATCATTAGGTAAAAACCCGTTCCCAGGTCATCTCGATGTGAAAACAGATACGTTCAGTGTATCGCTCTATAGTGATATCAAAGGTCCGTATGTGTTACCCGGAGATAATGGGTATCAACGAAAACACGCGATAGACCCAATTGCGACGTATAATTTGCAAGCGCCGTTTATTGATATTTATGGCCAGTTTAAGCTGACTAAAGACAGCGACCCAATTGCCTTTGAAGGAACTGCTTTCATGAGCAAAGAGTGGGGCAGTGGCTTGATGACAGACAAACAGCTAGGTTGGGATAAGTTTGTATTAAAGCTTGATAGCACAACGACATTATCTGTGAATCGTTACCGACACGATAAAGATTTGCCATTCCTATTCGGTACTCTAGCGACTGCTGATGAAACCGTGGAGCTAAAAACTGATGACATGGTAATAGTGCCACTCAATAAAATTGTGCTTGAAGGTGGGAAAGTTTTACCACTGGAATGGCGAATCACAATACCTAAATACGGTATTGATTTAAAAACCTCGGCAGTGAATAAGCAATTATGGTTGCCTTTTATTGTGCCTTATTGGGAAGGAGCGATTCATTCCACTGGTACGCATATCGCCGAAGGTTATATGCAGTTAGCAGGGTACTGA
- a CDS encoding TolC family outer membrane protein: MKRHLSLLTGYLLLLSGSAFAQTLEQAVAIALASNPEIKASYNEYVSTINNSKASRGKYLPTIDLDAGIGYEGIRPASTTGREDTDLTRKEASIILNQLLWDGNGTLNDMDRTAAEAESTRLQLLDNASNLALQVTDTYLNAVKATEILALSESNLSVHIDIYRDIKKRVDSGVGSTADLTQVEARIAKAQGNLLAAQNNLFDAHTQFRRLVGQEPLGLIYPRADESKIPLSLADALVLAFNKHPVIKIAKADVDAARYQYKQSKAPYYPTFSIEARQTWREDAGGYEGRADETVAMLRMKYNLYNGGSDSDNSESSAFQLNKAKDLQENAYRQIEESLRLSWSALDLTLQQKNFLSDHVDSSSKTVIAYEKQYGIGQRTLLDVLNTENELFEARKEYLDAHYDEQFAKYRVMNAIGVLIDALLVDIPKEWTSEVDY, translated from the coding sequence TTGAAACGGCACCTTTCATTATTAACCGGTTATCTTTTACTACTATCCGGTTCTGCGTTTGCGCAAACATTAGAACAAGCAGTCGCTATTGCGTTGGCAAGCAATCCAGAAATTAAAGCTAGCTATAACGAATACGTCAGTACGATCAACAACAGCAAAGCTTCTCGGGGGAAATATCTACCGACTATCGACTTAGACGCTGGTATTGGCTACGAAGGTATTCGCCCTGCATCTACAACCGGACGTGAAGATACAGATTTAACACGCAAAGAGGCAAGTATCATCCTAAACCAATTGCTATGGGATGGTAATGGCACTCTAAATGATATGGATCGAACCGCTGCTGAAGCTGAATCCACTAGGTTGCAACTGTTAGACAATGCGTCAAATTTGGCCCTTCAAGTTACTGATACTTACCTAAATGCGGTGAAAGCTACGGAAATTCTAGCGCTATCGGAAAGCAACTTATCTGTCCACATTGATATTTATCGAGACATAAAGAAGAGAGTGGATTCCGGCGTAGGCTCTACTGCAGATTTGACTCAAGTAGAAGCTCGAATTGCAAAAGCGCAAGGTAACTTACTTGCGGCACAAAACAATCTGTTTGATGCTCACACCCAATTTCGCCGTCTAGTTGGTCAAGAACCGCTGGGATTAATATACCCTCGTGCTGACGAATCCAAAATTCCACTATCGTTAGCCGACGCATTAGTATTGGCATTTAATAAGCATCCTGTGATTAAAATCGCCAAGGCAGACGTAGATGCTGCAAGGTATCAATACAAGCAATCTAAAGCGCCCTACTACCCTACTTTTTCTATAGAAGCTCGCCAAACATGGCGAGAGGACGCGGGCGGTTACGAAGGCAGAGCAGATGAAACAGTTGCAATGTTACGCATGAAATACAACTTGTATAACGGTGGCAGTGATAGTGATAACAGTGAAAGTTCAGCTTTCCAATTGAACAAGGCAAAGGATCTACAAGAGAATGCTTATCGCCAGATAGAAGAAAGCTTAAGGTTATCTTGGAGCGCACTAGATTTAACGCTTCAACAAAAAAACTTCCTCTCAGACCATGTGGATTCATCGTCAAAAACCGTCATCGCCTATGAAAAACAATACGGCATCGGTCAGCGAACTTTACTTGATGTACTAAACACAGAAAATGAATTGTTCGAAGCGCGTAAAGAATATCTCGACGCTCATTATGATGAGCAGTTCGCAAAATATCGCGTCATGAATGCAATAGGTGTTCTAATTGACGCTCTTTTGGTTGATATCCCTAAAGAATGGACCAGCGAAGTGGATTATTGA